A genomic segment from Juglans regia cultivar Chandler chromosome 14, Walnut 2.0, whole genome shotgun sequence encodes:
- the LOC108992989 gene encoding factor of DNA methylation 4-like isoform X1: protein MYLEMTYRSEKDISETELEYYEYKYYNELKKGRPKVKFSDLVYRCPYCPGKSKQDYLFKELLQHASAVITSRRSSIKEKARHLALKRYMRKYLDVKVHSELATKTECSKPHGDQGFVYPWKGIIANIKTEWKDGKHVGESGTRLREELSRKGFNPVRVHPVWNRWGHSGFAIAEFKSDWTGFNNAISMEKSFELDHCGKRDYYTATNLGDKLFGWMAHKDDYDSNGPIGVYLRKSADVKTISGKEAEDQRKASTLVSNLTNTLEVQSLHLKQIENEYQETSASLNKLIGQKEDKLKAYNEEMKKMQQNTRDHLEKIFLEHEKVTLHLEAQKKRLEQHEKQLQQREAQNETDRRKLHDEKKMNERAAVEQKKTDENFLKLAEEHKKEKGKLHRKTIELEKKLDAKQALELEVERMRGALQVMKHMGDDGDFEMKKKMDQIIEDLNEKEEELDHMEQLNQTLIIKERKTNDEVQEARKELITGLREVTARANIGVKRMGELDIKPFTTATKRKFPKEEAAEKAMVLCSQWEDYLRDPSWHPFKIILDEGGKSKEVMNEEDEKLKNLKNEFGDEVYAAVTTALKEVNEYNPSGRYIVPELWNFKEGRKATLKEGVLHILKKWRLLKQRSR, encoded by the exons TTTGGAGATGACCTACAGGTCAGAAAAAGATATTAGTGAGACTGAGTTAGAGTACTAcgagtataaatattataatgagttGAAGAAAGGCAGGCCTAAGGTTAAGTTTTCTGATTTAGTATATAGATGCCCATACTGCCCTGGGAAGAGTAAGCAAGATTACCTCTTTAAGGAGCTTCTCCAACATGCTTCTGCTGTAATTACCTCACGGAGAAGCAGTATCAAAGAGAAAGCGAGGCACTTGGCTTTAAAGAGGTACATGAGAAAGTATCTTGATGTGAAGGTTCATTCAGAACTTGCCACTAAAACTGAATGTTCCAAGCCTCATGGTGATCAGGGATTTGTGTATCCTTGGAAGGGCATCATCGCAAATATTAAAACTGAATGGAAAGATGGAAAACATGTTGGTGAAAGTGGAACAAGACTCAGGGAGGAGTTGTCAAGGAAGGGGTTTAATCCTGTGAGGGTCCATCCCGTATGGAATCGTTGGGGACATTCAGGTTTTGCGATTGCAGAGTTTAAAAGTGATTGGACTGGTTTCAACAACGCCATTTCCATGGAGAAGAGTTTTGAACTCGATCATTGCGGGAAGAGGGACTACTACACAGCCACAAATCTGGGAGATAAGTTGTTTGGATGGATGGCCCACAAGGATGACTATGACTCGAATGGCCCTATTGGTGTGTATCTTAGAAAGAGTGCAGATGTGAAAACCATTTCTGGAAAAGAAGCAGAAGATCAAAGAAAAGCTTCAACGCTTGTCTCGAACTTGACAAATACCCTGGAGGTCCAGAGTTTGCACCTTAAACAGATTGAGAACGAATATCAGGAAACCAGTGCGTCTCTAAACAAGTTGATAGGGCAAAAGGAGGACAAGCTCAAGGCTTACAATGAAG AAATGAAAAAGATGCAACAGAATACACGCGATCATCTTGAGAAGATTTTCTTAGAGCATGAGAAGGTTACACTGCATTTGGAGGCTCAGAAAAAACGGCTTGAGCAGCATGAGAAGCAATTGCAGCAGCGTGAGGCTCAGAATGAAACTGATAGGAGAAAACTTCACGATgagaaaaaaatg AATGAGAGGGCTGCTGTAGAGCAAAAGAAGACAGATGAGAATTTCTTGAAGTTGGCAGAGGAACATAAG AAAGAAAAGGGGAAACTTCATAGAAAAACAATTGAACTGGAAAAGAAACTTGATGCTAAGCAGGCATTAGAGTTGGAGGTTGAGCGCATGAGAGGAGCGTTACAGGTCATGAAACACATGGGTGACGATGGGGATTttgagatgaagaaaaagatggacCAAATTATAGAAGATTTGaatgagaaggaagaagaattgGATCACATGGAACAACTGAACCAAACTCTTATCATCAAGGAGCGTAAAACCAATGATGAAGTGCAGGAGGCTCGTAAAGAGCTAATCACT GGATTGAGAGAAGTGACAGCCCGTGCTAATATTGGTGTCAAGAGAATGGGCGAGCTTGACATCAAGCCATTTACCACAGCAACCAAGAGGAAATTTCCCAAGGAAGAAGCAGCTGAGAAAGCTATGGTGCTGTGTTCACAATGGGAGGACTATCTTAGAGATCCTAGCTGGCATCCCTTTAAGATCATCCTAGATGAAGGAGGGAAGAGTAAG GAAGTAatgaatgaagaagatgaaaagttGAAGAATTTAAAGAATGAGTTTGGTGATGAAGTTTACGCGGCAGTGACTACAGCCTTGAAGGAGGTGAATGAATATAATCCAAGTGGTAGGTACATTGTACCGGAGCTGTGGAATTTCAAAGAAGGAAGGAAAGCAACATTAAAGGAAGGAGTACTCCACATCCTGAAGAAGTGGAGATTGCTTAAACAGAGGTCGCGCTAA
- the LOC108992989 gene encoding factor of DNA methylation 4-like isoform X2 translates to MTYRSEKDISETELEYYEYKYYNELKKGRPKVKFSDLVYRCPYCPGKSKQDYLFKELLQHASAVITSRRSSIKEKARHLALKRYMRKYLDVKVHSELATKTECSKPHGDQGFVYPWKGIIANIKTEWKDGKHVGESGTRLREELSRKGFNPVRVHPVWNRWGHSGFAIAEFKSDWTGFNNAISMEKSFELDHCGKRDYYTATNLGDKLFGWMAHKDDYDSNGPIGVYLRKSADVKTISGKEAEDQRKASTLVSNLTNTLEVQSLHLKQIENEYQETSASLNKLIGQKEDKLKAYNEEMKKMQQNTRDHLEKIFLEHEKVTLHLEAQKKRLEQHEKQLQQREAQNETDRRKLHDEKKMNERAAVEQKKTDENFLKLAEEHKKEKGKLHRKTIELEKKLDAKQALELEVERMRGALQVMKHMGDDGDFEMKKKMDQIIEDLNEKEEELDHMEQLNQTLIIKERKTNDEVQEARKELITGLREVTARANIGVKRMGELDIKPFTTATKRKFPKEEAAEKAMVLCSQWEDYLRDPSWHPFKIILDEGGKSKEVMNEEDEKLKNLKNEFGDEVYAAVTTALKEVNEYNPSGRYIVPELWNFKEGRKATLKEGVLHILKKWRLLKQRSR, encoded by the exons ATGACCTACAGGTCAGAAAAAGATATTAGTGAGACTGAGTTAGAGTACTAcgagtataaatattataatgagttGAAGAAAGGCAGGCCTAAGGTTAAGTTTTCTGATTTAGTATATAGATGCCCATACTGCCCTGGGAAGAGTAAGCAAGATTACCTCTTTAAGGAGCTTCTCCAACATGCTTCTGCTGTAATTACCTCACGGAGAAGCAGTATCAAAGAGAAAGCGAGGCACTTGGCTTTAAAGAGGTACATGAGAAAGTATCTTGATGTGAAGGTTCATTCAGAACTTGCCACTAAAACTGAATGTTCCAAGCCTCATGGTGATCAGGGATTTGTGTATCCTTGGAAGGGCATCATCGCAAATATTAAAACTGAATGGAAAGATGGAAAACATGTTGGTGAAAGTGGAACAAGACTCAGGGAGGAGTTGTCAAGGAAGGGGTTTAATCCTGTGAGGGTCCATCCCGTATGGAATCGTTGGGGACATTCAGGTTTTGCGATTGCAGAGTTTAAAAGTGATTGGACTGGTTTCAACAACGCCATTTCCATGGAGAAGAGTTTTGAACTCGATCATTGCGGGAAGAGGGACTACTACACAGCCACAAATCTGGGAGATAAGTTGTTTGGATGGATGGCCCACAAGGATGACTATGACTCGAATGGCCCTATTGGTGTGTATCTTAGAAAGAGTGCAGATGTGAAAACCATTTCTGGAAAAGAAGCAGAAGATCAAAGAAAAGCTTCAACGCTTGTCTCGAACTTGACAAATACCCTGGAGGTCCAGAGTTTGCACCTTAAACAGATTGAGAACGAATATCAGGAAACCAGTGCGTCTCTAAACAAGTTGATAGGGCAAAAGGAGGACAAGCTCAAGGCTTACAATGAAG AAATGAAAAAGATGCAACAGAATACACGCGATCATCTTGAGAAGATTTTCTTAGAGCATGAGAAGGTTACACTGCATTTGGAGGCTCAGAAAAAACGGCTTGAGCAGCATGAGAAGCAATTGCAGCAGCGTGAGGCTCAGAATGAAACTGATAGGAGAAAACTTCACGATgagaaaaaaatg AATGAGAGGGCTGCTGTAGAGCAAAAGAAGACAGATGAGAATTTCTTGAAGTTGGCAGAGGAACATAAG AAAGAAAAGGGGAAACTTCATAGAAAAACAATTGAACTGGAAAAGAAACTTGATGCTAAGCAGGCATTAGAGTTGGAGGTTGAGCGCATGAGAGGAGCGTTACAGGTCATGAAACACATGGGTGACGATGGGGATTttgagatgaagaaaaagatggacCAAATTATAGAAGATTTGaatgagaaggaagaagaattgGATCACATGGAACAACTGAACCAAACTCTTATCATCAAGGAGCGTAAAACCAATGATGAAGTGCAGGAGGCTCGTAAAGAGCTAATCACT GGATTGAGAGAAGTGACAGCCCGTGCTAATATTGGTGTCAAGAGAATGGGCGAGCTTGACATCAAGCCATTTACCACAGCAACCAAGAGGAAATTTCCCAAGGAAGAAGCAGCTGAGAAAGCTATGGTGCTGTGTTCACAATGGGAGGACTATCTTAGAGATCCTAGCTGGCATCCCTTTAAGATCATCCTAGATGAAGGAGGGAAGAGTAAG GAAGTAatgaatgaagaagatgaaaagttGAAGAATTTAAAGAATGAGTTTGGTGATGAAGTTTACGCGGCAGTGACTACAGCCTTGAAGGAGGTGAATGAATATAATCCAAGTGGTAGGTACATTGTACCGGAGCTGTGGAATTTCAAAGAAGGAAGGAAAGCAACATTAAAGGAAGGAGTACTCCACATCCTGAAGAAGTGGAGATTGCTTAAACAGAGGTCGCGCTAA
- the LOC108992989 gene encoding factor of DNA methylation 4-like isoform X3 produces the protein MYLEMTYRSEKDISETELEYYEYKYYNELKKGRPKVKFSDLVYRCPYCPGKSKQDYLFKELLQHASAVITSRRSSIKEKARHLALKRYMRKYLDVKVHSELATKTECSKPHGDQGFVYPWKGIIANIKTEWKDGKHVGESGTRLREELSRKGFNPVRVHPVWNRWGHSGFAIAEFKSDWTGFNNAISMEKSFELDHCGKRDYYTATNLGDKLFGWMAHKDDYDSNGPIGVYLRKSADVKTISGKEAEDQRKASTLVSNLTNTLEVQSLHLKQIENEYQETSASLNKLIGQKEDKLKAYNEEMKKMQQNTRDHLEKIFLEHEKVTLHLEAQKKRLEQHEKQLQQREAQNETDRRKLHDEKKMNERAAVEQKKTDENFLKLAEEHKALELEVERMRGALQVMKHMGDDGDFEMKKKMDQIIEDLNEKEEELDHMEQLNQTLIIKERKTNDEVQEARKELITGLREVTARANIGVKRMGELDIKPFTTATKRKFPKEEAAEKAMVLCSQWEDYLRDPSWHPFKIILDEGGKSKEVMNEEDEKLKNLKNEFGDEVYAAVTTALKEVNEYNPSGRYIVPELWNFKEGRKATLKEGVLHILKKWRLLKQRSR, from the exons TTTGGAGATGACCTACAGGTCAGAAAAAGATATTAGTGAGACTGAGTTAGAGTACTAcgagtataaatattataatgagttGAAGAAAGGCAGGCCTAAGGTTAAGTTTTCTGATTTAGTATATAGATGCCCATACTGCCCTGGGAAGAGTAAGCAAGATTACCTCTTTAAGGAGCTTCTCCAACATGCTTCTGCTGTAATTACCTCACGGAGAAGCAGTATCAAAGAGAAAGCGAGGCACTTGGCTTTAAAGAGGTACATGAGAAAGTATCTTGATGTGAAGGTTCATTCAGAACTTGCCACTAAAACTGAATGTTCCAAGCCTCATGGTGATCAGGGATTTGTGTATCCTTGGAAGGGCATCATCGCAAATATTAAAACTGAATGGAAAGATGGAAAACATGTTGGTGAAAGTGGAACAAGACTCAGGGAGGAGTTGTCAAGGAAGGGGTTTAATCCTGTGAGGGTCCATCCCGTATGGAATCGTTGGGGACATTCAGGTTTTGCGATTGCAGAGTTTAAAAGTGATTGGACTGGTTTCAACAACGCCATTTCCATGGAGAAGAGTTTTGAACTCGATCATTGCGGGAAGAGGGACTACTACACAGCCACAAATCTGGGAGATAAGTTGTTTGGATGGATGGCCCACAAGGATGACTATGACTCGAATGGCCCTATTGGTGTGTATCTTAGAAAGAGTGCAGATGTGAAAACCATTTCTGGAAAAGAAGCAGAAGATCAAAGAAAAGCTTCAACGCTTGTCTCGAACTTGACAAATACCCTGGAGGTCCAGAGTTTGCACCTTAAACAGATTGAGAACGAATATCAGGAAACCAGTGCGTCTCTAAACAAGTTGATAGGGCAAAAGGAGGACAAGCTCAAGGCTTACAATGAAG AAATGAAAAAGATGCAACAGAATACACGCGATCATCTTGAGAAGATTTTCTTAGAGCATGAGAAGGTTACACTGCATTTGGAGGCTCAGAAAAAACGGCTTGAGCAGCATGAGAAGCAATTGCAGCAGCGTGAGGCTCAGAATGAAACTGATAGGAGAAAACTTCACGATgagaaaaaaatg AATGAGAGGGCTGCTGTAGAGCAAAAGAAGACAGATGAGAATTTCTTGAAGTTGGCAGAGGAACATAAG GCATTAGAGTTGGAGGTTGAGCGCATGAGAGGAGCGTTACAGGTCATGAAACACATGGGTGACGATGGGGATTttgagatgaagaaaaagatggacCAAATTATAGAAGATTTGaatgagaaggaagaagaattgGATCACATGGAACAACTGAACCAAACTCTTATCATCAAGGAGCGTAAAACCAATGATGAAGTGCAGGAGGCTCGTAAAGAGCTAATCACT GGATTGAGAGAAGTGACAGCCCGTGCTAATATTGGTGTCAAGAGAATGGGCGAGCTTGACATCAAGCCATTTACCACAGCAACCAAGAGGAAATTTCCCAAGGAAGAAGCAGCTGAGAAAGCTATGGTGCTGTGTTCACAATGGGAGGACTATCTTAGAGATCCTAGCTGGCATCCCTTTAAGATCATCCTAGATGAAGGAGGGAAGAGTAAG GAAGTAatgaatgaagaagatgaaaagttGAAGAATTTAAAGAATGAGTTTGGTGATGAAGTTTACGCGGCAGTGACTACAGCCTTGAAGGAGGTGAATGAATATAATCCAAGTGGTAGGTACATTGTACCGGAGCTGTGGAATTTCAAAGAAGGAAGGAAAGCAACATTAAAGGAAGGAGTACTCCACATCCTGAAGAAGTGGAGATTGCTTAAACAGAGGTCGCGCTAA
- the LOC108992989 gene encoding protein INVOLVED IN DE NOVO 2-like isoform X4, with protein sequence MYLEMTYRSEKDISETELEYYEYKYYNELKKGRPKVKFSDLVYRCPYCPGKSKQDYLFKELLQHASAVITSRRSSIKEKARHLALKRYMRKYLDVKVHSELATKTECSKPHGDQGFVYPWKGIIANIKTEWKDGKHVGESGTRLREELSRKGFNPVRVHPVWNRWGHSGFAIAEFKSDWTGFNNAISMEKSFELDHCGKRDYYTATNLGDKLFGWMAHKDDYDSNGPIGVYLRKSADVKTISGKEAEDQRKASTLVSNLTNTLEVQSLHLKQIENEYQETSASLNKLIGQKEDKLKAYNEEMKKMQQNTRDHLEKIFLEHEKVTLHLEAQKKRLEQHEKQLQQREAQNETDRRKLHDEKKMNERAAVEQKKTDENFLKLAEEHKKEKGKLHRKTIELEKKLDAKQALELEVERMRGALQVMKHMGDDGDFEMKKKMDQIIEDLNEKEEELDHMEQLNQTLIIKERKTNDEVQEARKELITGLREVTARANIGVKRMGELDIKPFTTATKRKFPKEEAAEKAMVLCSQWEDYLRDPSWHPFKIILDEGGKSKTDPMAEPVRLTHGT encoded by the exons TTTGGAGATGACCTACAGGTCAGAAAAAGATATTAGTGAGACTGAGTTAGAGTACTAcgagtataaatattataatgagttGAAGAAAGGCAGGCCTAAGGTTAAGTTTTCTGATTTAGTATATAGATGCCCATACTGCCCTGGGAAGAGTAAGCAAGATTACCTCTTTAAGGAGCTTCTCCAACATGCTTCTGCTGTAATTACCTCACGGAGAAGCAGTATCAAAGAGAAAGCGAGGCACTTGGCTTTAAAGAGGTACATGAGAAAGTATCTTGATGTGAAGGTTCATTCAGAACTTGCCACTAAAACTGAATGTTCCAAGCCTCATGGTGATCAGGGATTTGTGTATCCTTGGAAGGGCATCATCGCAAATATTAAAACTGAATGGAAAGATGGAAAACATGTTGGTGAAAGTGGAACAAGACTCAGGGAGGAGTTGTCAAGGAAGGGGTTTAATCCTGTGAGGGTCCATCCCGTATGGAATCGTTGGGGACATTCAGGTTTTGCGATTGCAGAGTTTAAAAGTGATTGGACTGGTTTCAACAACGCCATTTCCATGGAGAAGAGTTTTGAACTCGATCATTGCGGGAAGAGGGACTACTACACAGCCACAAATCTGGGAGATAAGTTGTTTGGATGGATGGCCCACAAGGATGACTATGACTCGAATGGCCCTATTGGTGTGTATCTTAGAAAGAGTGCAGATGTGAAAACCATTTCTGGAAAAGAAGCAGAAGATCAAAGAAAAGCTTCAACGCTTGTCTCGAACTTGACAAATACCCTGGAGGTCCAGAGTTTGCACCTTAAACAGATTGAGAACGAATATCAGGAAACCAGTGCGTCTCTAAACAAGTTGATAGGGCAAAAGGAGGACAAGCTCAAGGCTTACAATGAAG AAATGAAAAAGATGCAACAGAATACACGCGATCATCTTGAGAAGATTTTCTTAGAGCATGAGAAGGTTACACTGCATTTGGAGGCTCAGAAAAAACGGCTTGAGCAGCATGAGAAGCAATTGCAGCAGCGTGAGGCTCAGAATGAAACTGATAGGAGAAAACTTCACGATgagaaaaaaatg AATGAGAGGGCTGCTGTAGAGCAAAAGAAGACAGATGAGAATTTCTTGAAGTTGGCAGAGGAACATAAG AAAGAAAAGGGGAAACTTCATAGAAAAACAATTGAACTGGAAAAGAAACTTGATGCTAAGCAGGCATTAGAGTTGGAGGTTGAGCGCATGAGAGGAGCGTTACAGGTCATGAAACACATGGGTGACGATGGGGATTttgagatgaagaaaaagatggacCAAATTATAGAAGATTTGaatgagaaggaagaagaattgGATCACATGGAACAACTGAACCAAACTCTTATCATCAAGGAGCGTAAAACCAATGATGAAGTGCAGGAGGCTCGTAAAGAGCTAATCACT GGATTGAGAGAAGTGACAGCCCGTGCTAATATTGGTGTCAAGAGAATGGGCGAGCTTGACATCAAGCCATTTACCACAGCAACCAAGAGGAAATTTCCCAAGGAAGAAGCAGCTGAGAAAGCTATGGTGCTGTGTTCACAATGGGAGGACTATCTTAGAGATCCTAGCTGGCATCCCTTTAAGATCATCCTAGATGAAGGAGGGAAGAGTAAG acgGACCCCATGGCAGAGCCAGTACGTCTCACCCATGGAACTTAA